Proteins encoded together in one Sylvia atricapilla isolate bSylAtr1 chromosome 2, bSylAtr1.pri, whole genome shotgun sequence window:
- the TPT1 gene encoding translationally-controlled tumor protein — protein sequence MIIYRDCISQDEMFSDIYKIREVADGLCLEVEGKMVTRTEGQIDDSLIGGNASAEGPEGDGTEATVITGVDIVINHHLQETSFTKESYKKYIKDYMKAIKARLEEHKPERVKPFMTGAAEQIKHILANFKNYQFFVGENMNPDGMVALLDFREDGVTPYMIFFKDGLEIEKC from the exons atgaTCATCTACCGGGACTGCATCAGCC AGGATGAGATGTTCTCGGACATCTACAAGATCCGGGAGGTGGCGGACGGCCTGTGCCTGGAAGTGGAGGGGAAG ATGGTCACCAGGACAGAGGGTCAAATTGATGACTCTCTAATTGGTGGCAATGCCTCTGCTGAAGGTCCTGAGGGAGATGGAACAGAAGCCACGGTCATAACTGGTGTTGACATAGTAATTAACCACCACCTTCAGGAGACCAGCTTCACAAAAGAATCCTACAAGAAGTATATCAAGGATTACATGAAAGC AATCAAAGCCAGACTTGAGGAACACAAGCCAGAGAGAGTAAAGCCTTTCATGACTGGGGCTGCAGAACAAATCAAACACATCCTTGCCAACTTCAAAAACTACCAG TTCTTTGTAGGGGAGAACATGAATCCAGACGGGATGGTGGCTCTCCTGGATTTCCGTGAGGACGGTGTGACCCCATATATGATTTTCTTTAAGGACGGCTTAGAAATTGAGAAATGT TAA